From a single Capsicum annuum cultivar UCD-10X-F1 chromosome 12, UCD10Xv1.1, whole genome shotgun sequence genomic region:
- the LOC124889581 gene encoding uncharacterized protein LOC124889581, giving the protein MTSRNFLGTDPPMFTGENYHIWVIKMKAYLKALSLWETVESENDPPPLGPNPTVAQMKNYEDPKSKKPKTLTCLHSTFSDVIFIRIMACETPKEVWEKLKEEFDGSDRVKSVKLLTLKREFEMLRIKEGDTVKEYSAKILEIINKIRLFGETFPDSKVVEKMMISLPAWFESKISAIEESCDLKTLSVAELIRKLQAQEQKTSIRDEEVEEMVFQAKNKDK; this is encoded by the coding sequence ATGACATCCAGAAACTTCTTGGGTACAGACCCTCCTATGTTTACAGGAGAAAACTATCACATATGGGTGATAAAGATGAAGGCTTATCTCAAAGCTCTTAGTCTATGGGAAAcagttgaaagtgaaaatgatccTCCTCCACTTGGACCAAATCCAACTGTTGCACAAATGAAGAATTATGAAGATCCAAAGTCTAAGAAACCAAAGACACTCACTTGTCTTCATTCAACATTTTCAGATGTGATTTTCATAAGAATAATGGCTTGTGAAACACCTAAAGAAGTATGGGAGAAGCTAAAAGAGGAGTTCGATGGAAGTGATAGAGTAAAATCTGTCAAACTCTTAACTCTCAAAAGAGAATTTGAGATGTTAAGGATAAAAGAAGGAGATACCGTGAAGGAGTACTCTGCCAAAATTCTGGAAATTATAAACAAGATAAGATTATTTGGTGAAACTTTTCCAGATTCAAAggtggtggagaagatgatgataagcTTACCAGCATGGTTCGAATCCAAGATTTCAGCAATAGAGGAATCTTGTGATTTGAAGACTTTATCCGTCGCAGAGCTGATTAGAAAGTTGCAAGCCCAAGAACAAAAAACAAGTATAAGAgatgaagaagtagaagaaaTGGTATTTCAAGCAAAGAATAAAGACAAGTAA